The following nucleotide sequence is from Rubrobacter radiotolerans DSM 5868.
CCCGGGAGAAGAGAGCGGAGAGGGTGGGATTCGAACCCACGAAACGGCTACAAACCGTTTACGCGATTTCCAATCGCGCTCCTTAGGCCAACTCGGACACCTCTCCGTGCCTGCTGCATTGGCAAGGCGCGGATGAGTCTATCAAACCTGGCGCTTTTCGTCGTTCAGGCGGATCACGCGCCTCCCGAGCAGCGCGAGCATCAAGAGCAGCGCAAGGCCGTGGCTTGCCCGGAAGAACTCCCGACCGTAGTGCTCCGGGTCGTAGTAGGAGACGGGGCTCGACCACGTCCAGCCGGAGAGCGGCCAGAAGAGCGGGCGCACGTTCTCGGCGTGGGTCAGAAAGTCGACCCCGGCGTGTCCGAGCCATCCGAGAAGAAACCACAGCCCGACGCGCCGCCCGTCCAGGCGTCTGGCGCCCCGGAGAAGGGCGTAGAGCGCGAGCAGAACGAGCGGCGGGAGCGCGGAGTGTAGCGCTCTCCCGGCCGCGCCGAAGGGAGCGGTGAAGTAGATCGCCTCGATGACCCCCTCGGAGTCCATCGCGCTCCAGCCGTCTGCGAGAAAGGCCGGCCCGACGTAGTACACCGTCCCGAGAATCGCCGGGACGTCCGGCAGAAGCGCGCCGAGGGCCCCCGCCACTCCCGCGGCGCGACCGTGTCGGGCGCCGTGCCTGGCGAGGGCCCAGGTGTAGAACGAGTGGAGGTAGGTCTCCAGACCCTCTCTAGCCTTTCTCGGTCGGGAGTCCGTGGTCGGTCCAGTCCTTCTTGCCGCCCTCATACTCCTTTACGTTCGTGTAGCCCATGGTCGTCAGCTCCCGGACGACCCTCGTGGAGGAGTGTCAGGTGAAGTTCGAGCAGTACGCGACGACCTCGGTGTCCCGGTCGGGGATCACCTCCTCGG
It contains:
- a CDS encoding metal-dependent hydrolase, with the translated sequence MRAARRTGPTTDSRPRKAREGLETYLHSFYTWALARHGARHGRAAGVAGALGALLPDVPAILGTVYYVGPAFLADGWSAMDSEGVIEAIYFTAPFGAAGRALHSALPPLVLLALYALLRGARRLDGRRVGLWFLLGWLGHAGVDFLTHAENVRPLFWPLSGWTWSSPVSYYDPEHYGREFFRASHGLALLLMLALLGRRVIRLNDEKRQV